The Pochonia chlamydosporia 170 chromosome 3, whole genome shotgun sequence genome contains the following window.
GCGAGTTGCGAGTTGAACCCTCATGCAGGCAATGAACTTGACTCAAGCCCTGCAGACCGACTCCATCCAAAGTCCCACACCGGCTCCAACTGCTCCGTCGTGTACTGGACACTGCTTCAGTCTTGCAGTGTTTTTTGCCCGATTGTTGGACCCTCTTCTGGGCATACccttgttgatgatgagcgGTTGCGTGGAACCACAACTGTGGTTGGATGTGCATACAAGACATTTAACATCAGAGAATTTACCCCTTTGTGCCTTCACTGCATTGGGATTACAACTTGTTAAATCACCAGATTTCATGGATTGGAAAGCGACTCAAAGTCAAGGCAAATTGagctttggtggtgatgtatgTGTTCCCCAGGACCGCGCCAGGGACCAAGTCAAAGAATACCATGATCCCAACCAAATGCAGAAGGAAATGGCCAATATAAGTGAAACCGTGACCCATTCTAAAGGTTACCCATTTTGGCTGTGCTTTTGCGTCCAAGTTTCTTAATAGGAGTTACATAGATCATGACACATGTGGGAAACATTGCGACGACTTTCTTAATTTATAACTTTGGCAATATCAGCTGTTTTAACCTTCATTTAATAGACACCTGCCTAATCGGTCTTTATTGCTTCGACCCGAAGTATACTTCGATAAAGCCAATTTTGTCAAGACAACATCCAGCATCACAATGTTGCACCACACACTCTGCACATGAAACCGCAGAACTCAGGTCAAACTACTCTCTACGCATACTGGATCTTGAACGTCCAAACGTACTCATCTCCAGAAATAACATCATCTCCCAGACTAAGCTTGAGTGATCCAACACCGTCCCACGAAACCGGGACCTTTTTTCCATTCTGTTTTCCACCTACCACGGTAACTTTATCACCAGGCAAGTAAGGAACAGGGTCTTTGACAGCCAAGCTGCTTGGCGGTTTACCAATGTGATGAATGTAAAAGGCATCTTTTGCCGTGGTATAGCGGAATGGATCACTTCCAGGCTTGACTGTCCAGAAACGAGTCTTGAAAATGCTCTCTCCATGAGATTTAATCCATTTTCCGGCGTCTCGCAGGTTCGTCTGCATGATTTGCGGAATGGACCCGTTGCCCGTAGGTCCAATATCAAGAAGGAAATTGCCATTCTTGCTCACCATGTCAACCAAAGTCTTCACGATCTCCCCGCCTGTGAGATATGCGGAATCAGGTGTTTGCGCGTTGTAGCCGTATGAGTGCGGATCCATGCCTCGACTGGCCTCCCATTTGTGAGTTACAGTATCCTCATTAGTCTCATATCTAAAGGTGATGGAAGTCAGCAAGTATGGTATTTACTGTTTTGATGTAGTCAACTTACTCAGGGGTACTGAAATCTCCCGGTATCCCGCAACGATCGTTAAATGTTACTTGTCGCTTGCTCTTGCGGGCTGAATTCATCCATTCGGAGGTGAAAATGGTGGCATTGTTCCCTTTAGTCGTAATATCACACCACATGATGTCAATGCCGTATTCGTTGGCCAAGGTTCTCATCTGAGGCAGCTGAATGTCCTTGACAAAGTCTTCCACTTCTACAAATCCAGTGTAAGGGAGCTCTTCTCCTGTGTACGGATTATGTGCTGGGCCGCCGGGCCATGCACTAAATCCATACTTTTTAAACGCTGGGTTGAACCACTCCGGCATACTAAAGTAGGTGCCTACGTCAAGTTAGTGAgagtgtttgtttgtgttgtgcTTCTTGAACTATGTACCCAGTCTGAGTTGGGGCTGATACTTtttggcagcagcaaaaagATCCTTGATGATGTCTCTCTTGGGGCCATAGTGAATTGATGATCGTTTGCTTATCGCAGTCGAGaagttgaacaaggcaaaTCCGTCATGATGTTCTAGAAGTTTGAGTCAGAGATACTCTTACTACTGTGGCTGCTGGAAACGGTCTCATCAGGAAAACAACTTACTCGTCGTAGGGACGAAATACTGGGCTCCCGCATCAGAAAACAAGTCCACCCATTCTCTGGGATTGAAACCCTTGTCACTAAAGTTCGCAAAGAAGTCATCATAGTTGACCTCCTTGCCATATGTCTTCAAGTGATACTGATAGGTTTGAGTCTTGTCATTCGGGTCCTGCATCCATTTCCAATACCTACGACCAAACGTGAGCTGCCATGACTCCCTCACAGTTTTGTGTAGTCTACTCACCACTCAGCATAATTTTCATTGGCACCAACACTTCCATAAGCTGGCACAGAATATGGGCCCCAGTGAATGAATATGCCGTACTTGAGGTCATTGAACCAGTCTGGAGCTACATGAGAATTGACACTCTTTTCCGTGGCCACGAAGTCTGCGAAGCCGCA
Protein-coding sequences here:
- a CDS encoding alpha-L-fucosidase (similar to Cordyceps militaris CM01 XP_006674583.1); the protein is MTGTIFVTKLVAFVSGVSALVAPGSLHGISARTGVHASPTSLEINKPNITSKWIDGSNLVQIIEVYINNTDPKNYLTEADDLSVTVQSQFLDTVVPGTLKRLGPRQAGIVQIGVKNKRNIRPGTQCTGKVVAKYGSGKNRKQATQATSGTCGFADFVATEKSVNSHVAPDWFNDLKYGIFIHWGPYSVPAYGSVGANENYAEWYWKWMQDPNDKTQTYQYHLKTYGKEVNYDDFFANFSDKGFNPREWVDLFSDAGAQYFVPTTKHHDGFALFNFSTAISKRSSIHYGPKRDIIKDLFAAAKKYQPQLRLGTYFSMPEWFNPAFKKYGFSAWPGGPAHNPYTGEELPYTGFVEVEDFVKDIQLPQMRTLANEYGIDIMWCDITTKGNNATIFTSEWMNSARKSKRQVTFNDRCGIPGDFSTPEYETNEDTVTHKWEASRGMDPHSYGYNAQTPDSAYLTGGEIVKTLVDMVSKNGNFLLDIGPTGNGSIPQIMQTNLRDAGKWIKSHGESIFKTRFWTVKPGSDPFRYTTAKDAFYIHHIGKPPSSLAVKDPVPYLPGDKVTVVGGKQNGKKVPVSWDGVGSLKLSLGDDVISGDEYVWTFKIQYA